In Actinomadura citrea, a single window of DNA contains:
- a CDS encoding RNA polymerase sigma factor, translating into MAGESGAAQNDDLRLADSLRAGDVIALTEVYDTYAPFLYDYCHGLLRDRVEASGALRNVVIAAREHVDRLTEPARLRGWLYAIARKECMRRRDSPNRHTGQEAPEAEDELTPEQLARREERRLLAHSALAALNGRQREAIDLSVRHELDEVDLSGIFGMPLEETLALAQQAREDLAAALHASLIAQNHWKDCPSVAALTESWPLSPQTSAALVRHVENCPVCGARETPPLPPDRLLSVLPIAAIPADLRLDVLTAATAEDRAGNRRAIAAWTEPFDEYGWPLPYQQTAPRARDRAPGRRRGPLLAAVAVGVGVLVLFAGAMAWLGGGDEGTNAAATGPVTPGGTPPGGSSAPEPIPTDPSSPTSPTASPTESKSPSKSPSPSASKSMSKPPSSRPPAPPTTSAPKPPKPGTLSVSGCDMDRNDACTVTVTAVGGYVNWQVTGTSGPVRAGGSGHLDAGQSGGVRVSRASGFCWGRQTGTVSFSSGGSATVTYRC; encoded by the coding sequence GTGGCCGGTGAGTCAGGGGCCGCGCAGAATGACGACCTCAGGCTGGCGGACTCGCTGCGAGCCGGGGACGTCATCGCGCTGACCGAGGTCTACGACACCTACGCGCCGTTCCTCTACGACTACTGCCACGGCCTGCTGCGCGACCGCGTCGAGGCGTCCGGGGCCCTGCGCAACGTCGTCATCGCCGCCCGCGAGCACGTGGACCGGCTCACCGAGCCGGCCCGGCTGCGCGGCTGGCTGTACGCGATCGCCCGCAAGGAGTGCATGCGGCGCCGCGACAGCCCGAACCGGCACACCGGTCAGGAGGCCCCGGAGGCCGAGGACGAGCTGACGCCCGAGCAGCTCGCCCGCCGCGAGGAGCGCCGGCTGCTCGCGCACAGCGCGCTCGCCGCGCTCAACGGGCGGCAGCGCGAGGCCATCGACCTGTCGGTCCGCCACGAGCTGGACGAGGTGGACCTGTCCGGCATCTTCGGCATGCCGCTGGAGGAGACGCTCGCCCTGGCGCAGCAGGCCCGCGAGGACCTCGCCGCCGCGCTGCACGCGTCCCTCATCGCGCAGAACCACTGGAAGGACTGCCCGAGCGTCGCGGCCCTGACCGAGTCGTGGCCGCTGTCCCCGCAGACATCGGCGGCGCTCGTCCGGCATGTGGAGAACTGCCCGGTGTGCGGGGCGCGGGAGACGCCGCCGCTGCCGCCGGACCGGCTGCTGTCGGTGCTGCCGATCGCGGCGATCCCCGCCGACCTGCGGCTGGACGTGCTGACCGCGGCGACCGCCGAGGACCGGGCCGGGAACCGCCGCGCCATCGCCGCCTGGACCGAGCCGTTCGACGAGTACGGCTGGCCGCTCCCCTACCAGCAGACCGCCCCGCGCGCCCGGGACCGCGCGCCCGGGCGGCGGCGCGGGCCGCTGCTCGCCGCCGTCGCGGTGGGCGTCGGCGTCCTGGTCCTGTTCGCCGGCGCGATGGCGTGGCTGGGCGGCGGGGACGAGGGGACGAACGCGGCGGCGACCGGGCCCGTGACGCCCGGCGGCACCCCGCCCGGCGGTTCGTCCGCGCCGGAGCCGATACCGACCGACCCGTCGTCGCCCACATCGCCGACGGCGTCCCCGACCGAGTCGAAGTCGCCTTCGAAGTCGCCGTCGCCGTCGGCGTCCAAGAGCATGTCCAAGCCGCCGTCGAGCAGGCCGCCGGCGCCGCCCACGACCAGCGCGCCGAAGCCGCCCAAGCCGGGCACCCTGTCGGTGAGCGGCTGCGACATGGACAGGAACGACGCGTGCACCGTCACGGTCACCGCCGTGGGGGGCTATGTGAACTGGCAGGTGACCGGCACGTCCGGGCCCGTCAGGGCGGGCGGCTCCGGCCACCTCGACGCGGGCCAGAGCGGCGGCGTGCGGGTGTCGCGCGCGTCCGGGTTCTGCTGGGGCAGGCAGACCGGGACGGTGTCGTTCTCCTCGGGCGGCTCGGCGACGGTCACCTACCGCTGCTGA
- a CDS encoding phosphotransferase family protein, giving the protein MTVDAELPAGVPGIDVPRLAAWLARELPGSGRISAIDLIAGGRSNLTYGLTLDGGRRIVLRRPPLGHVLPTAHDMGREYRVLSALGHGTAVPVPTTLAFCDDEEVIGARFYLMDFVEGRVLRTREDAADITPEQARGLSDALAEALAAIHTVDVEAVGLGDFGRPSGYMERQLKRWGKQWDSSQEAVRATGDTHDLPEYDRLVARLAERLPADAPARLVHGDFRLDNALARLEPRPQIAAVVDWEMSTLGDPLSDLGLTLVYWAEAADAEQLPVGATITSAPGFVTRREFAGRYAELTGFDLADLDFYVAFACFKLAVILEGIHARYLQNATVGEGFDQIGGGVPLLLDRAHRTLDAGSVW; this is encoded by the coding sequence ATGACCGTTGACGCAGAACTGCCCGCCGGGGTGCCCGGTATCGACGTCCCCCGGCTGGCGGCCTGGCTGGCCCGTGAGCTGCCCGGATCCGGACGGATCAGCGCGATCGACCTGATCGCGGGCGGGCGTTCCAACCTCACGTACGGCCTCACGCTGGACGGGGGCCGCCGCATCGTGCTGCGCCGGCCGCCGCTCGGCCACGTCCTGCCGACGGCGCACGACATGGGCCGCGAGTACCGCGTGCTGTCGGCACTCGGCCACGGGACGGCGGTGCCGGTGCCGACGACGCTGGCCTTCTGCGACGACGAGGAGGTCATCGGCGCCCGCTTCTACCTCATGGACTTCGTCGAGGGCCGCGTCCTGCGCACCCGGGAGGACGCCGCCGACATCACTCCCGAGCAGGCGCGCGGCCTCAGCGACGCGCTGGCCGAGGCGCTCGCCGCGATCCACACGGTCGACGTGGAGGCCGTCGGGCTGGGGGACTTCGGGCGTCCGAGCGGCTACATGGAGCGCCAGCTCAAGCGCTGGGGCAAGCAGTGGGACAGCTCGCAGGAGGCCGTCCGCGCCACCGGCGACACCCATGACCTGCCCGAGTACGACCGGCTCGTCGCGCGGCTGGCCGAGAGGCTGCCGGCCGACGCCCCGGCCCGCCTGGTCCACGGCGACTTCCGGCTCGACAACGCGCTCGCGCGCCTGGAGCCGCGCCCGCAGATCGCCGCCGTCGTCGACTGGGAGATGTCGACGCTCGGCGACCCCCTGTCCGACCTCGGGCTGACGCTCGTCTACTGGGCGGAGGCGGCCGACGCCGAGCAGCTCCCGGTGGGCGCCACGATCACCTCCGCGCCCGGCTTCGTCACGCGCCGCGAGTTCGCCGGGCGGTACGCCGAGCTGACCGGATTCGACCTCGCCGACCTCGACTTCTACGTCGCCTTCGCGTGCTTCAAGCTCGCGGTCATCCTGGAGGGCATCCACGCCCGCTACCTGCAGAACGCGACGGTCGGCGAGGGCTTCGACCAGATCGGCGGCGGCGTGCCGCTCCTGCTGGACCGCGCCCACCGCACCCTCGACGCGGGCTCGGTCTGGTAG
- the orn gene encoding oligoribonuclease, with the protein MNERLVWIDCEMTGLDLRDDALIEIAALVTDSELNILDEGVDVVIKPPPESVTQMTKVVRDMHTTSGLLEALPGGVTLAEAEDIVLAYVRGHVKDAKKAPLCGNSIATDRSFLARDMPALDSHLHYRMVDVSSIKELARRWYPRVYFASPEKKGGHRALADITESIQELRYYRAAVFVQQPGPDSDTARAIASQVASG; encoded by the coding sequence ATGAACGAGCGGCTGGTCTGGATCGACTGCGAGATGACGGGACTCGACCTGCGCGACGACGCGCTCATCGAGATAGCCGCCCTGGTCACCGACAGCGAGCTCAACATCCTCGACGAGGGCGTCGACGTGGTCATCAAGCCCCCGCCCGAGTCGGTCACCCAGATGACCAAAGTCGTCCGCGACATGCACACCACGTCGGGCCTGCTGGAAGCGCTCCCCGGCGGGGTCACCCTCGCCGAGGCCGAGGACATCGTCCTCGCCTATGTCAGGGGCCACGTGAAGGACGCCAAGAAGGCGCCCCTGTGCGGCAACTCCATCGCGACCGACCGCTCGTTCCTCGCCCGCGACATGCCGGCCCTCGACTCCCACCTCCACTACCGCATGGTGGACGTCTCCTCGATCAAGGAGCTTGCCCGGCGCTGGTACCCGCGCGTCTACTTCGCCAGCCCCGAGAAGAAGGGCGGCCACCGCGCCCTCGCCGACATCACCGAGAGCATCCAGGAACTGCGCTACTACCGCGCCGCCGTCTTCGTCCAGCAGCCCGGCCCCGACTCCGACACGGCCCGCGCCATCGCCTCCCAGGTCGCCTCCGGCTGA
- a CDS encoding PLP-dependent aminotransferase family protein: MSTQLVAQLRSAMGEGRLAAGERLPSSRALAGLLGVSRTVVTEAYEQLYAEGWLEGRHGSGTYVTEGVAAAPVPRHEVPETISVRRAAAPHEIDLRPGLAWIGALDTPAWRRAWRLAAGMPPQQRQDPHGLLGLRQALADYIRRSRGVTCPLDGLLITRGATNGLDLLAATVLRPGDRVGVEEPGYSRARAVLTGRGAELVPCPVDEHGLVVDALPDDLRIVYTTPSHQFPMGGVLPVPRRQALLAWARRNGALVAEDDYDGEFRYDVAPLPALYGLDPDVVVYLGTTAKILTADMGVGWLGGRPDLVAEVALRREELNDRTAVVPQDALRLLLERGDLDRYVRRMRGEYARRREVVVQALDGLPLRGDTAGLHLVVDVPETVAARTVDEAARRGVVVETLDRHHMGPVRASGLVIGYGSAATLAELRAGCEVVRTLAG, encoded by the coding sequence ATGAGCACGCAACTCGTCGCGCAGTTGCGTTCCGCGATGGGGGAGGGACGGCTCGCCGCGGGCGAGCGGCTTCCGTCCAGCAGGGCGCTGGCCGGTCTGCTCGGTGTCAGCCGGACGGTGGTGACGGAGGCGTATGAGCAGCTCTACGCGGAGGGCTGGCTGGAAGGGCGGCATGGGTCCGGCACCTATGTGACCGAGGGTGTCGCCGCCGCGCCTGTGCCGAGGCATGAGGTGCCGGAGACGATATCGGTGCGGAGGGCTGCGGCCCCACACGAGATCGACCTGAGGCCCGGTCTCGCCTGGATCGGGGCCCTGGACACACCCGCTTGGCGCAGGGCATGGCGGCTCGCTGCGGGGATGCCGCCGCAGCAGCGTCAGGACCCGCATGGTCTGCTCGGCCTACGGCAGGCTCTCGCCGACTACATCAGGCGTAGTCGCGGCGTGACCTGTCCCTTGGACGGCCTTCTCATCACGCGTGGAGCGACGAACGGGCTCGATCTGCTTGCCGCGACCGTGCTGCGCCCCGGGGACCGGGTGGGTGTGGAAGAGCCCGGCTACAGCAGAGCGCGCGCGGTCCTGACGGGACGTGGCGCGGAGCTCGTTCCCTGCCCTGTGGACGAGCACGGCCTCGTTGTCGATGCTCTGCCCGATGACCTGCGCATCGTCTACACGACGCCGTCGCACCAGTTTCCGATGGGCGGCGTGCTGCCCGTCCCGCGCAGGCAGGCCCTGCTGGCATGGGCGAGGCGCAACGGGGCGCTCGTCGCCGAGGACGACTACGACGGAGAGTTCCGCTACGACGTCGCGCCGCTGCCCGCGCTCTACGGCCTGGACCCGGACGTCGTCGTCTACCTGGGTACGACCGCCAAGATCCTCACCGCGGACATGGGCGTCGGCTGGCTGGGAGGCCGTCCCGACCTGGTGGCGGAGGTGGCGCTCCGGAGGGAGGAGCTGAACGACCGCACCGCCGTGGTGCCGCAGGACGCGTTGAGGCTCCTCCTGGAACGGGGTGACCTGGACAGGTACGTCCGCCGGATGCGCGGGGAGTACGCACGGCGCCGCGAGGTGGTGGTGCAGGCGCTGGACGGCCTGCCCCTGCGCGGCGACACGGCCGGCCTGCACCTCGTGGTGGACGTCCCGGAGACGGTGGCCGCGCGCACCGTGGACGAGGCGGCCCGGCGCGGTGTCGTGGTGGAGACGCTGGACCGCCACCACATGGGCCCGGTGCGCGCCTCCGGACTGGTGATCGGCTACGGCTCCGCCGCGACCCTGGCCGAGCTGCGCGCGGGGTGCGAGGTCGTCCGGACGCTCGCCGGGTAG
- a CDS encoding pyridoxamine 5'-phosphate oxidase family protein, with translation MNPLSSTARTRLGRLPERSSTDRSVLYEILDDGMICHLGLIVDGSPRVIPTGYGRLDDTLYLHGSTGASSLRAGPSQDICVTVTHLDGLVLARSLFHHSINYRSAVVYGTPRLADDPEEKLTGLRVITEQLTPGQWDVARRPNRKELAGVSVLALSLDEASVKVRQGPPGDEDEDHALDVWAGVLPVTQAFGTPDPDPLLRPGIPIPGHIAQRVTS, from the coding sequence ATGAACCCGCTCTCCTCAACCGCCCGCACCCGTCTCGGCCGCCTTCCCGAACGCTCCAGCACCGACCGTTCCGTCCTGTACGAGATCCTCGACGACGGCATGATCTGCCACCTCGGCCTCATCGTGGACGGTTCACCCCGCGTCATCCCCACCGGCTACGGCCGCCTGGACGACACTCTCTACCTCCACGGATCCACCGGGGCGAGCAGCCTCAGGGCCGGGCCGTCCCAGGACATCTGCGTCACCGTCACCCACCTGGACGGGCTCGTCCTCGCCCGCTCTCTGTTCCACCACTCCATCAACTACCGCAGCGCCGTCGTCTACGGGACGCCCCGCCTCGCCGACGACCCGGAGGAGAAGCTGACCGGCCTCCGCGTCATCACCGAGCAGCTGACCCCCGGCCAGTGGGACGTGGCCCGCCGGCCCAACCGCAAGGAACTGGCCGGCGTCTCCGTCCTGGCGCTCTCCCTGGACGAGGCGTCCGTAAAGGTGCGGCAGGGCCCGCCCGGAGACGAGGACGAGGACCACGCCCTCGACGTCTGGGCCGGCGTCCTGCCCGTCACCCAGGCCTTCGGCACACCGGACCCCGATCCGCTGCTGCGTCCCGGCATCCCCATCCCCGGACATATCGCCCAGCGCGTGACCTCCTAA
- a CDS encoding TrmH family RNA methyltransferase, translating to MASLIPVSDPADPRLADYVRLRDVNLRKSLEAEHGLFVAEGEKVIRRAVGAGHPVRSLLMARRWTGPLADLLDGMDAPAYLADDATMEAITGFQVHRGALASLERLPLPPVDTVLGTARRVVICEDIVDHTNVGAIFRCAAALGVDAIILSPRCADPLYRRAVKVSMGAVFAIPYARMTSWHDGLGKVRAAGFSLLALTPDQSVTPLDEVPIGDRAALMLGSEGDGLSSHWLDEADERVCIPMSAEAMSNGVDSLNVTAAAAIACHTLMRRVPS from the coding sequence ATGGCCAGCCTGATCCCCGTCTCCGACCCCGCCGACCCGCGCCTCGCGGACTATGTCCGCCTCCGCGACGTCAACCTCCGCAAGAGCCTGGAGGCCGAGCACGGCCTGTTCGTCGCCGAGGGCGAGAAGGTGATCCGCCGCGCGGTCGGCGCCGGGCACCCCGTCCGCTCCCTGCTGATGGCCCGCCGCTGGACCGGACCGCTGGCCGACCTGCTGGACGGCATGGACGCCCCCGCCTACCTTGCCGACGACGCCACGATGGAAGCGATCACAGGCTTCCAGGTGCACCGCGGCGCCCTGGCCTCCCTGGAACGACTCCCCCTGCCGCCCGTCGACACCGTCCTCGGCACGGCCCGCCGCGTCGTCATCTGCGAGGACATCGTCGACCACACCAACGTCGGCGCCATCTTCCGGTGCGCGGCCGCGCTGGGCGTCGACGCGATCATCCTGTCGCCGAGGTGCGCCGATCCCCTGTACCGGCGCGCGGTCAAGGTCTCCATGGGCGCGGTCTTCGCGATCCCCTACGCCCGGATGACCAGCTGGCACGACGGCCTCGGCAAGGTGCGGGCGGCGGGGTTCAGCCTCCTGGCGCTGACTCCGGACCAGTCGGTCACGCCGCTGGACGAGGTGCCCATCGGCGACCGCGCCGCGCTCATGCTCGGGTCGGAGGGGGACGGCCTTTCCTCCCACTGGCTGGACGAGGCCGACGAGCGCGTGTGCATCCCCATGAGCGCGGAGGCCATGTCCAACGGAGTCGACTCGCTCAACGTCACCGCGGCCGCCGCGATCGCCTGCCACACCCTCATGCGCAGGGTGCCCTCCTGA
- a CDS encoding substrate-binding domain-containing protein yields MSGRHRNDFPGGAGEGGYDPSTPVFGPANDGSSDWFGARDSQGQPLAQPQAGPQGAPPGTAPGASGETPEWFTPRSSSEQPVYGQGRYGEEPRTASPQGPPPESSPLAGTGYSEYDAISRSDGGQAGFFGGSGGSGDSGGYGGGSGGSGGSGGSGGSGGSGGHGSGSGGYEYGRRRRKRSATALIGPMAGAVGLALLLGVGVYAFAESGGGCSGDGAMNLSVAAALDIAPVVEKAAGRFNDGKHKVDGKCVKATVKRVEPSAVTTQLSGQAVANDRPDVWIPDSSLWISLAQTDGENGDKSGVVSTKTSLATSPIVVGLPRTLALQLKKQGITASPSWDNLLKAAGGVAGGAVTKNQMIPAGSVRLVVPDPMRNAAGMGSLMVTSTLLANDPNRDSIFTGIVRTVRESTVPNVKAEFEHFRKDRTGKQPISLSSEQSLYSYNRSKPAEPAVALYPIEGTLSMDYPFTVTAKGDGERKAARLLEQAMRTEATRKDVLDAGFRATDGKAPPGFGEAAGVSPARPRQLPAPKSEDVAKVMQAWSKLSLGLRMLTLIDVSGSMSEKVGPNVNRLQAIAQVSQGGLSMMSNDTELGQWLFSTNMDGKTPYKETVPVGPLGERVGSNTRRGLVLSTLNQMKPKPDGDTGLYRTMLAAYKSMNDSYKPEFGNSILLLTDGKNDDPDGPSLKDTLEQLKDMQDPNKPIQVNMIGFGKGVDRGELEQIAAATNGNVQIAMTPGEISKIFLKMLSRRIQ; encoded by the coding sequence GTGAGCGGACGTCATCGCAATGACTTCCCCGGAGGGGCGGGCGAAGGCGGGTACGACCCGTCCACCCCCGTCTTCGGCCCGGCCAACGACGGGTCGTCCGACTGGTTCGGAGCGCGGGACAGCCAGGGCCAGCCGCTCGCCCAGCCCCAGGCGGGCCCGCAGGGCGCCCCGCCCGGCACGGCGCCGGGCGCGTCCGGTGAGACGCCCGAGTGGTTCACGCCCCGGAGTTCGTCCGAGCAGCCGGTCTACGGGCAGGGCCGGTACGGAGAGGAGCCGAGGACCGCGTCCCCGCAGGGGCCTCCCCCGGAGTCCTCGCCCCTGGCCGGGACGGGTTACAGCGAGTACGACGCCATCAGCAGGTCGGACGGCGGCCAGGCCGGGTTCTTCGGCGGTTCCGGCGGGTCGGGTGACTCCGGCGGATACGGCGGCGGTTCTGGTGGTTCAGGCGGCTCGGGCGGTTCAGGCGGCTCGGGCGGCTCGGGCGGCCATGGCAGCGGATCGGGCGGCTACGAGTACGGGCGGCGCAGGCGCAAGCGCAGCGCGACCGCGCTGATCGGGCCGATGGCGGGCGCCGTGGGCCTGGCGCTGCTGCTCGGTGTGGGCGTCTACGCCTTCGCCGAGAGCGGCGGCGGCTGCTCCGGCGACGGCGCGATGAACCTGTCCGTGGCGGCCGCGCTCGACATCGCGCCGGTCGTGGAGAAGGCCGCCGGACGGTTCAACGACGGCAAGCACAAGGTCGACGGCAAGTGCGTCAAGGCGACCGTGAAGCGGGTCGAGCCCTCGGCGGTGACGACGCAGCTGTCCGGGCAGGCCGTGGCGAACGACCGGCCGGACGTGTGGATCCCCGACTCGTCCCTGTGGATCTCGCTGGCGCAGACCGACGGCGAGAACGGCGACAAGAGCGGCGTCGTGTCCACCAAGACCTCGCTCGCGACCAGCCCGATCGTGGTGGGGCTGCCGCGGACGCTCGCGCTGCAGCTGAAGAAGCAGGGCATCACCGCCAGCCCGTCGTGGGACAACCTGCTGAAGGCCGCGGGCGGCGTCGCGGGCGGCGCGGTCACCAAGAACCAGATGATCCCGGCGGGGTCGGTGCGGCTCGTCGTGCCCGACCCGATGAGGAACGCCGCGGGCATGGGCTCGCTGATGGTCACGAGCACGCTGCTGGCCAACGACCCGAACCGGGACTCGATCTTCACCGGCATCGTCCGGACCGTCCGGGAGAGCACCGTCCCGAACGTGAAGGCGGAGTTCGAGCACTTCCGCAAGGACCGCACCGGCAAGCAGCCGATCTCGCTGTCGTCGGAGCAGTCGCTCTACTCCTACAACCGGAGCAAGCCCGCCGAGCCCGCGGTCGCGCTGTACCCGATCGAGGGCACGCTGTCGATGGACTACCCGTTCACCGTCACCGCCAAGGGCGACGGTGAGCGCAAGGCCGCCCGCCTGCTCGAACAGGCGATGCGGACCGAGGCGACCCGCAAGGACGTCCTCGACGCCGGGTTCCGGGCGACCGACGGCAAGGCGCCGCCCGGGTTCGGCGAGGCGGCCGGCGTCAGCCCGGCCCGGCCGCGGCAGCTGCCCGCGCCGAAGAGCGAGGACGTCGCGAAGGTCATGCAGGCGTGGTCGAAGCTGTCGCTCGGCCTGCGCATGCTCACCCTGATCGACGTGTCCGGGTCGATGTCCGAGAAGGTCGGGCCGAACGTCAACCGGCTCCAGGCCATCGCGCAGGTGTCGCAGGGCGGGCTCAGCATGATGTCCAACGACACCGAGCTCGGACAGTGGCTGTTCTCGACGAACATGGACGGCAAGACGCCGTACAAGGAGACGGTGCCGGTCGGCCCCCTCGGCGAGCGGGTCGGGTCCAACACGCGGCGCGGCCTCGTCCTGTCCACGCTCAACCAGATGAAGCCGAAGCCGGACGGCGACACCGGCCTCTACCGGACGATGCTGGCCGCGTACAAGAGCATGAACGACTCCTACAAGCCGGAGTTCGGCAACTCGATCCTGCTGCTCACCGACGGGAAGAACGACGACCCGGACGGCCCGTCGCTGAAGGACACCCTGGAGCAGCTGAAGGACATGCAGGACCCGAACAAGCCGATCCAGGTGAACATGATCGGGTTCGGCAAGGGCGTGGACCGGGGCGAGCTGGAGCAGATCGCCGCGGCGACGAACGGCAACGTGCAGATCGCCATGACGCCCGGCGAGATCTCCAAGATCTTCCTCAAGATGCTCTCCCGCCGGATCCAGTGA
- a CDS encoding sigma-70 family RNA polymerase sigma factor: MSGWPSLDRADDERLARTLAAGDPSALIQVMDRYAARLYDYCHALLRDQDQAAGALHDALIAAYAHVSGLREPDRFRGWLYALVRNECMRRLRDPDRPAQRHEAPEVEDGFLDDAELARRQEARRLVHAALSGLRGRERESVDLMLRHGLDADEIGGVLGMDAQQAAGLTAEARARLDDSLAAAYIARAGRDDCFEAAAIVDDAGWPLPPPVVHRLVQHIESCGVCGPRRDRTVSAARLLQVLPVAMMPNDLRGLVMATATDPALAPDLAAVAHAARPFDDWGWPAMVEQEPVRAASSGGGGGQRGVWAALAAAAAVIAVVAAAYYLMSGSSGEPTAAQGPSDGTSASSVSPSSPTESQEPSDTPTPTRSATPTPTTSSPTPTPTKTREPSRSPRPTATRTQPRTGRLSIGSCAIEGAGPGSCTITVRAVGGTATWSVTGASGGLSASGGGTLRSGQVGYARVSGTCTPPGGSGTVSFSNGDVRTVTLTCQPEDGDGGGRRSS; encoded by the coding sequence GTGTCCGGTTGGCCCAGTCTCGACCGCGCCGACGACGAGCGCCTGGCGCGGACGCTCGCGGCAGGCGATCCGAGCGCCCTCATCCAGGTCATGGACCGCTACGCGGCCCGCCTGTACGACTACTGCCACGCACTGCTGCGCGACCAGGACCAGGCGGCCGGCGCACTCCACGACGCGCTCATCGCCGCCTACGCGCACGTGTCCGGCCTGCGCGAACCCGACCGCTTCCGCGGCTGGCTGTACGCGCTCGTCCGCAACGAGTGCATGCGGCGGCTGCGCGACCCGGACCGTCCCGCGCAGCGCCACGAGGCGCCCGAGGTCGAGGACGGCTTCCTGGACGACGCGGAGCTCGCCCGGCGCCAGGAGGCCCGGCGGCTCGTCCACGCCGCCCTGTCCGGCCTGCGCGGACGCGAGCGCGAGTCGGTCGACCTCATGCTGCGGCACGGCCTGGACGCCGACGAGATCGGCGGCGTCCTCGGCATGGACGCGCAGCAGGCCGCGGGGCTGACCGCCGAGGCCCGCGCCCGTCTGGACGACTCGCTCGCCGCCGCCTACATCGCCCGCGCGGGACGCGACGACTGCTTCGAGGCCGCGGCGATCGTCGACGACGCGGGATGGCCGCTCCCGCCGCCGGTCGTGCACAGGCTCGTCCAGCACATCGAGTCGTGCGGCGTCTGCGGCCCCCGGCGCGACCGCACCGTCTCGGCGGCGCGGCTCCTGCAGGTGCTGCCGGTCGCGATGATGCCGAACGACCTGCGCGGGCTCGTCATGGCGACCGCCACCGACCCGGCGCTGGCGCCGGACCTCGCCGCCGTCGCGCACGCGGCCCGGCCGTTCGACGACTGGGGCTGGCCCGCCATGGTCGAGCAGGAGCCCGTGCGCGCCGCGTCGTCCGGAGGGGGCGGCGGCCAGCGCGGGGTGTGGGCCGCGCTGGCCGCGGCCGCCGCCGTCATCGCTGTCGTCGCGGCGGCGTACTACCTGATGTCCGGCTCGTCCGGCGAACCGACGGCCGCGCAGGGCCCCTCGGACGGGACGTCGGCGTCCTCCGTCTCGCCGTCCTCCCCGACCGAGTCGCAGGAGCCGTCCGACACCCCGACGCCCACGCGGTCGGCCACCCCGACGCCGACGACCTCCTCGCCGACGCCGACCCCGACGAAGACGCGCGAGCCGTCGCGCTCGCCCCGCCCGACCGCGACCCGTACCCAGCCCAGGACCGGACGGTTGTCGATCGGCTCCTGCGCCATCGAGGGCGCGGGGCCGGGCAGCTGCACCATCACCGTGCGGGCCGTCGGCGGGACGGCCACCTGGTCGGTCACGGGCGCGTCCGGCGGACTCAGCGCCAGCGGCGGCGGCACGCTGCGCAGCGGCCAGGTCGGCTACGCCCGCGTCAGCGGGACCTGCACCCCGCCCGGCGGCTCCGGGACGGTCAGCTTCTCCAACGGGGACGTGCGCACCGTGACGCTGACGTGCCAGCCGGAGGACGGAGACGGCGGCGGCCGGCGGTCCAGCTGA
- a CDS encoding DUF488 family protein, with the protein MLKWVPRPKAVAKTADIARTEGEAVYIYDRHERLSGMSVTDQFTGQTGLTGIGYQGYDLASFLAQLSAEGVSLLVDVRLNPISRKRGFSKRALAEALDSVGIGYEHARPLGNPKENRAGFGGGPSELRDARQRFAEELDAPAAREWLSAIAGWATERRVALLCFEAEQERCHRDVVADAIAAEVHRFG; encoded by the coding sequence TTGCTCAAGTGGGTGCCAAGACCGAAGGCGGTCGCCAAAACAGCGGATATTGCCCGAACTGAGGGGGAGGCGGTTTACATCTATGATCGCCATGAGAGGCTGAGCGGCATGTCCGTAACCGATCAGTTCACCGGCCAGACCGGCTTGACCGGCATCGGCTACCAGGGGTATGACCTCGCCTCGTTCCTTGCGCAGCTCTCCGCCGAAGGCGTCTCGCTTCTCGTAGACGTACGGCTGAACCCGATCTCACGCAAACGCGGATTCAGCAAGCGCGCCCTGGCCGAAGCCCTGGACTCTGTCGGGATCGGATACGAGCATGCCCGGCCGCTCGGCAACCCGAAGGAGAACCGCGCGGGGTTCGGCGGCGGCCCGTCGGAACTGCGGGACGCTAGACAGCGCTTCGCTGAGGAGCTGGACGCACCGGCCGCGCGAGAGTGGCTCTCGGCCATCGCCGGCTGGGCAACCGAACGCAGGGTTGCACTGCTCTGCTTTGAAGCCGAGCAAGAACGCTGCCACCGTGACGTGGTGGCCGACGCCATCGCCGCCGAGGTTCACCGCTTCGGGTAG